The segment CTCTGGGGCGAAGCGACGCACCGTGTCCTTGGCCTGGATCCCGTGCGAAGTCCGCAGGATCTCTTCGATGTCCAGGCCATACCGGCCCGCGAATTCGCTCCATACTTGCTCCACGATCGCGGTGGAATCCACCAGGGTGCCGTCCATATCGAAGAGGACTGCCCGGACAGCCAGGGTTTTCACGGCTTCAGCAGAAAAGTTCATGCATCCATCCTGCCTGCCCTGCGGCTCCGCTGCCCAACTCTTACAGTGTGAGTCCTAACCGTTGGGCCGGTGCGGGATGTATTGGACGGCCCATTTGTTGCCGTCCGGATCGGCGAAGTAGACGAAGTGACCCCAGTCCTGGACGTCGATGTCGCTGACGTCCACGCCATTGGCCTTGAGCTGGCTGTGGGCCTCATGGATGTCGCCCACCACCATCTGCAGGCTCGGGGCAGTGCCTGGAGGTGCGTCGTTGAGTCCCTCCCCGATGCAGATGGAGCAGGCCGAGCCCGGTGGCGTCAACTGGACAAAGCGGATGCCGTCCATGGGCCGCTCGTCGTAATCGGCGTTGAAGCCCACCTTGTTGACGTAGAAATCCTTGGCGCGGTCCACATCGGACACAGGGACAAACACAAGTTCAAGTTTCCAGTCCATGCGCCAAAGGCTATCCGCGGAGGCGGGAAACCGGTAGGGGCCGCCTTGACCCGGCTCCGTCCGCCGGGACCGCCGGCGGTGAGCTAGCCCGCCACCCCGTACAGGCGGTCTCCCGCGTCGCCCAGGCCCGGCACGATGTAGGCCTTCTCGTTGAGTTTCTCGTCGATCGAGGCGAGGACGATCTTGACGTTGGCTTCGGAAAGCTCTTCTTCCAGCTTGGCCAGGCCCTCCGGGGCGGCGAGCAGGCAGATGCACGTCACGTCCGAGGCACCGCGTTTGAAGAGGAACTTGATGGCCTCGCGAAGGGTACCGCCGGTGGCAAGCATGGGGTCCAGGACGAAGATCTGGCGGCCGGTGAGGTCCTCAGGCAGACGCTCGGCGTAGGTGATAATGTCCAGGGTTTCTTCGTCGCGGGCCATGCCCAGGAAGCCCACTTCGGCGGTGGGAACCAGCTTGGTCATGCCCTCCAGCATGCCGAGGCCTGCGCGCAGGATGGGGACAACCAGGGGCGTGGGCTTGGTGAAGGCGGTACCGATCGCCTTGGTGACGGGAGTTTCGATTTCAACCGGCTCGGTCCTGACCTCGCGGGTAGCCTCGTAGGCCAGGAGGGTGACGAGTTCTTCGGTGAGTTGCCGGAAGACCGGTGAAGGAGTGTTCTTGTCCCGCAGAACGGTGAGCTTGTGAGCGACCAGCGGGTGGTCCACGACGAGTGTGCGCATGACTCCAAAACTATCATTGAGGCATGAGCACCAACGAGCATTATCACGCAGAGCATGCGGCCTGGATGGGCCTGGCCCTGGACGAGGCCCGCCGTGCCCTCGACACGGAGGATGTCCCGATCGGTGCTGTTGTTCTAGGGCCCGACGGCGGTGTGCTGGGTGCCGGCCGGAACGA is part of the Arthrobacter methylotrophus genome and harbors:
- a CDS encoding VOC family protein is translated as MDWKLELVFVPVSDVDRAKDFYVNKVGFNADYDERPMDGIRFVQLTPPGSACSICIGEGLNDAPPGTAPSLQMVVGDIHEAHSQLKANGVDVSDIDVQDWGHFVYFADPDGNKWAVQYIPHRPNG
- the upp gene encoding uracil phosphoribosyltransferase; the encoded protein is MRTLVVDHPLVAHKLTVLRDKNTPSPVFRQLTEELVTLLAYEATREVRTEPVEIETPVTKAIGTAFTKPTPLVVPILRAGLGMLEGMTKLVPTAEVGFLGMARDEETLDIITYAERLPEDLTGRQIFVLDPMLATGGTLREAIKFLFKRGASDVTCICLLAAPEGLAKLEEELSEANVKIVLASIDEKLNEKAYIVPGLGDAGDRLYGVAG